Proteins encoded by one window of Salmonirosea aquatica:
- a CDS encoding BamA/TamA family outer membrane protein, translated as MYDTRHNVLNVREGVFSELALLRYDKTWGSDFSFTTIISDNRFYKSINERDVLAAQVLGQFNVGNTPFNQLAQLGGESINRGYYLGRFRDKNQLAAQVEYRMLPFPFAKRWGAAVFGSSGTVFNDFRKLSFDNIVWSGGAGVRFLIFPKKDVYTRLDVALTNEGPGFYFFIGEAF; from the coding sequence ATGTATGATACGCGCCACAATGTTCTCAATGTCAGGGAGGGTGTCTTCTCGGAGCTGGCCCTGCTGCGGTACGACAAAACTTGGGGCAGCGATTTCTCCTTCACCACAATTATTTCCGACAACCGGTTCTACAAAAGCATCAATGAGCGCGATGTGCTGGCTGCCCAAGTCCTGGGTCAGTTCAACGTCGGCAACACGCCGTTCAATCAGCTGGCTCAGCTGGGGGGCGAAAGCATCAACCGGGGCTACTATTTGGGTCGCTTTCGGGACAAAAACCAGCTGGCCGCTCAGGTCGAATACCGGATGCTCCCCTTCCCTTTTGCCAAACGGTGGGGAGCGGCCGTGTTCGGCAGCAGTGGTACTGTTTTCAATGATTTCCGTAAGCTCTCTTTCGACAACATCGTGTGGTCGGGTGGGGCCGGGGTGCGGTTCCTGATATTCCCCAAGAAAGACGTCTACACCCGCCTCGATGTCGCCCTGACCAACGAGGGCCCGGGCTTTTACTTCTTTATCGGGGAGGCTTTTTGA
- a CDS encoding EcsC family protein: MTLYEELTRHELLQWQQKMQRPPSAANRLAKAVQRRLNRIIPAKVHQAVTATIKQMTRGVLYGAGYTTRLPDTDASLQVREADVRDRIGFYKKTGATEGALTGAGGFWLAMADFPLLLAIKMKMLFEIAALYGYPIDDYRERLYILHIFQLAFSSQERRREVYGQMERWDEQSQLLPDDINQFDWLTFQLEYRDYIDLAKMAQLIPGVGAAVGLVVNYRLIDSLGKTAMNAYRMRWLDDLARQEKLPPADRKEL, translated from the coding sequence ATGACGCTTTACGAAGAACTCACCCGGCACGAGCTGCTGCAGTGGCAGCAAAAAATGCAGCGCCCCCCGTCGGCAGCCAACCGGCTGGCCAAGGCGGTGCAGCGGCGCCTCAATCGCATCATACCCGCCAAGGTACACCAGGCCGTAACGGCGACCATTAAGCAGATGACCCGGGGAGTACTCTACGGCGCGGGGTACACCACCCGCCTGCCGGACACCGATGCGTCTTTGCAAGTGCGCGAGGCAGACGTGCGGGATCGGATCGGATTTTATAAGAAAACCGGGGCGACTGAAGGTGCGCTCACTGGCGCGGGGGGCTTCTGGCTGGCGATGGCCGACTTCCCGCTGCTGCTGGCCATCAAAATGAAAATGCTATTCGAAATAGCGGCCCTTTACGGGTACCCCATCGACGACTACCGCGAGCGGCTCTACATTCTGCACATTTTCCAGCTGGCTTTTTCGAGCCAGGAGCGGCGTCGGGAGGTGTATGGACAGATGGAGCGGTGGGATGAGCAAAGCCAACTCCTGCCCGACGACATCAACCAGTTTGACTGGCTCACCTTCCAGCTCGAGTACCGCGACTACATCGACCTGGCCAAGATGGCCCAGCTCATCCCCGGCGTGGGAGCCGCCGTGGGGCTGGTGGTCAACTACCGGCTCATCGACAGCCTGGGCAAGACGGCCATGAATGCCTACCGCATGCGTTGGCTGGACGACCTGGCCAGACAGGAAAAGCTGCCACCTGCGGACCGGAAGGAGCTTTGA
- a CDS encoding cyclase family protein, with translation MHKTLYALSLLAVGCTQQPAEQAKNPFSSGQWIDLSYEFSDETPYWPTSGPFRLNTDFEGITPGGYYYSAYNFCAAEHGGTHLDAPVHFAEGKWSTEQIPLENLTGDAVVIDVSEKARTNSDYQVTVGDIEAWEKTNGPIPDQAIVLFRTGHGTLYPDAKNYLGTDERGAEAVAKLHFPGIDPEAAEWLVGNRKIKAVGIDTASIDFGQSKDFKTHQLFYGANIPGFENVANLDKVPTKGAYVVALPMKIKGGSGAPLRIVAWLQD, from the coding sequence ATGCATAAAACACTTTACGCCTTGTCACTCCTGGCGGTCGGCTGCACCCAACAGCCCGCTGAACAGGCAAAAAATCCCTTCTCCTCCGGCCAATGGATAGACCTGAGCTACGAATTTTCGGACGAAACCCCGTACTGGCCCACCAGCGGGCCCTTTCGCCTGAATACGGATTTCGAAGGCATCACCCCCGGCGGGTATTACTATTCGGCCTACAACTTCTGCGCGGCCGAACACGGGGGTACCCACCTGGATGCGCCGGTCCATTTTGCCGAGGGTAAGTGGAGTACTGAGCAAATCCCCCTGGAAAACCTGACGGGCGATGCTGTCGTAATCGATGTTTCAGAAAAAGCCCGTACCAATTCGGATTACCAGGTTACCGTCGGCGATATTGAAGCCTGGGAAAAAACCAACGGCCCGATTCCCGACCAGGCGATCGTTTTGTTTCGGACGGGGCATGGTACCTTGTATCCGGATGCCAAAAATTATTTAGGTACCGACGAACGGGGCGCGGAAGCCGTAGCCAAACTACATTTTCCGGGCATCGATCCGGAGGCGGCCGAGTGGCTCGTGGGTAACCGGAAAATCAAAGCCGTAGGGATCGACACCGCCAGCATCGACTTCGGCCAGTCGAAGGACTTTAAAACCCACCAGCTATTTTACGGGGCCAACATCCCGGGTTTTGAGAATGTCGCCAATCTGGATAAGGTACCCACGAAAGGGGCGTATGTGGTGGCTCTTCCCATGAAGATAAAAGGCGGCAGCGGGGCACCGCTGAGAATCGTTGCCTGGTTGCAGGATTGA
- a CDS encoding vWA domain-containing protein: MSRLAFCLLFFIAACGTTPAQTASPQQSLNQYVAFLNQSVEEVIRRFDMVRAYQEDVTRYRNKPDFLLRLASSGPLEEFYYQKALAGSGLTASEKQHLNAGTEALWQLLTQLDQTGKALETYVRLKNYQNDNLRQSDQLISEMQAHFLAFSRDKTALFEQIQSVYRHYLPTSPTDPYLATEKDMEQILLSQQQLLDSLPYYLQEDQPTVWPVDRVQASMLADEKWLGTFGKAQSKIAYPASDMVNAFKSELLAIQAVKQRAIDENTYAARQSAHYGNGVYLSLIKQYNQGLLGIHRSFVLYSKSARPLLDYPSYSPVFTPQSSQSVAPTTARTVPFQDKPRPDFTLKPSATPASRALFETLNGYVEWINESLRQMHTLQVLVRNYQQSAEYYRDPARASQRANLTYSHEDFKVPLSAYQLLMTHSTSLPGPYRTAVQDQAEVLRSMLQEMDGLSIELISYTREKQYLQDRLTRSDAILNRYAHLFDTFDQKKEQLYTDIRRIYESYPAASPTSSWQVAGHALQRTLDEDHEILFGVKGYLKGEANQLPGTTRAETSARQLIADEYQNLKGLPRYGRSNGLCPYSPYEDLAENTSRFAGMAQAVKPVPANYTRHPYESFYYFYNNELVYQYNKFSELAAGKNILLLKAVRQPDLFILQRFPARAAVAANTRPSAKQGVPDNKPIVENKPAEKLSGKPANESIAAIDPQKPQIVRDTVYIKETRVDTVYIDRTDQREVTRSLAGFAANNMILLLDVSGSMDSPVKLPLLKRSIKSLLPLLRPEDQLSIVVYSGKARIALKPTSGAETAMIARVIDQLSSTGETDGNGGLTLAYKVANKQYIRAGNNRIILATDGEFPVSNEVLQLIDENARQDIFLTVFTFGRNPFMGKNLKKLSQAGRGTYTHVTDQTADLQLILEAQAKQVPSK; encoded by the coding sequence ATGAGCCGCCTTGCATTCTGTCTGCTATTTTTTATCGCGGCCTGCGGTACTACCCCCGCCCAGACGGCCTCGCCCCAGCAGTCCTTGAATCAATACGTGGCTTTTCTGAACCAGTCGGTGGAAGAGGTAATCCGCCGGTTCGACATGGTGCGCGCTTACCAGGAAGATGTGACCCGTTATCGGAACAAGCCTGATTTCCTGTTGAGGTTGGCTTCTTCGGGGCCGTTGGAAGAATTTTATTACCAAAAAGCCTTGGCGGGCAGCGGACTGACCGCCAGCGAAAAACAACACCTCAACGCCGGTACCGAAGCGCTCTGGCAGCTGCTCACCCAACTAGATCAAACCGGCAAAGCCCTGGAAACCTACGTCCGGCTGAAAAACTACCAGAACGACAATCTTCGCCAGTCCGATCAATTGATTAGCGAAATGCAGGCTCATTTTTTGGCGTTCAGCCGGGATAAAACCGCGCTTTTTGAGCAGATTCAGAGCGTGTACCGTCATTACCTACCGACCTCGCCTACCGACCCCTACCTGGCCACCGAAAAAGATATGGAGCAAATCCTACTGAGTCAGCAGCAACTACTCGATTCGCTGCCGTACTACCTGCAGGAAGATCAACCCACCGTATGGCCTGTGGACCGGGTGCAGGCAAGTATGCTGGCCGATGAAAAATGGTTGGGTACTTTTGGTAAGGCTCAATCAAAAATTGCCTACCCTGCTTCCGATATGGTGAATGCTTTCAAATCGGAACTCCTGGCCATACAGGCCGTAAAGCAGCGAGCCATTGACGAAAACACCTATGCCGCCCGGCAGTCGGCCCACTATGGCAATGGGGTTTATCTGTCGTTGATCAAACAGTACAATCAGGGTCTGCTGGGCATTCATCGCAGTTTTGTCCTGTACAGCAAATCGGCCCGTCCGCTACTCGACTATCCGTCGTATAGCCCAGTCTTTACACCGCAGTCTTCCCAATCGGTCGCTCCGACCACAGCCCGGACGGTACCTTTTCAAGACAAACCCCGTCCCGACTTTACCCTCAAACCGTCCGCCACTCCGGCTTCCCGCGCGCTGTTTGAAACCCTGAATGGCTACGTGGAATGGATCAATGAGTCGCTGCGGCAGATGCATACCTTACAGGTACTTGTGCGCAACTATCAGCAGTCGGCCGAATATTACCGTGATCCGGCCCGCGCTTCGCAACGGGCAAACCTCACGTATTCCCACGAGGACTTTAAGGTACCTCTTTCGGCCTATCAGCTCCTGATGACCCACAGCACATCCTTACCCGGACCGTACCGCACGGCGGTTCAGGATCAGGCGGAGGTACTTAGGAGTATGTTACAGGAAATGGATGGCCTGAGCATTGAGTTGATTTCGTACACCCGTGAAAAACAGTATTTGCAGGATCGATTGACCCGTTCCGATGCCATACTGAACCGTTACGCCCATCTGTTCGATACGTTCGATCAAAAGAAAGAGCAGCTATATACCGACATCAGGCGCATTTATGAAAGCTACCCGGCAGCTAGTCCCACCAGTTCGTGGCAGGTAGCCGGGCATGCTTTACAGCGTACGCTGGATGAGGATCATGAAATTTTGTTTGGCGTAAAAGGGTACCTGAAAGGGGAAGCCAATCAGCTACCCGGCACCACCCGGGCAGAAACCAGCGCCCGGCAACTGATTGCCGATGAGTACCAGAACCTGAAGGGGTTGCCGCGCTATGGGCGGAGTAATGGCCTGTGTCCCTACTCGCCCTACGAAGACCTGGCCGAGAACACATCCCGTTTCGCTGGCATGGCACAGGCCGTCAAGCCCGTCCCGGCCAATTATACCCGGCACCCGTACGAATCCTTTTACTACTTCTACAACAATGAGCTGGTTTATCAGTACAACAAGTTCAGCGAACTGGCGGCCGGGAAAAACATCCTGTTGCTCAAAGCAGTTCGACAACCCGACCTCTTCATTCTCCAACGCTTTCCTGCCCGGGCGGCAGTAGCGGCCAACACCCGACCTTCCGCCAAGCAAGGGGTACCTGACAACAAGCCGATTGTAGAAAACAAACCAGCCGAAAAACTTTCCGGGAAGCCCGCGAATGAATCCATCGCAGCAATTGATCCACAAAAGCCACAGATAGTTCGCGACACGGTTTATATAAAAGAAACCCGGGTAGATACCGTTTACATCGACCGAACCGATCAGCGGGAGGTCACGCGTTCCTTGGCCGGTTTTGCAGCGAACAACATGATTTTGCTGCTGGATGTGTCGGGATCAATGGATTCGCCGGTCAAACTACCTTTGCTGAAGCGCTCCATCAAATCGTTGCTCCCGCTGCTCCGTCCCGAGGATCAACTCTCGATCGTGGTGTATTCGGGCAAGGCCCGGATTGCCCTTAAACCTACCTCGGGCGCCGAAACGGCCATGATCGCCCGGGTCATCGACCAACTCAGCTCGACCGGCGAAACGGATGGAAACGGCGGGCTCACGCTGGCTTACAAGGTAGCCAACAAACAATACATCCGGGCGGGAAACAACCGGATTATTCTGGCCACCGATGGCGAGTTTCCCGTCAGCAATGAAGTACTTCAACTGATTGACGAGAACGCCCGCCAGGATATTTTTCTGACGGTATTTACTTTTGGTCGAAATCCGTTTATGGGGAAAAATCTCAAAAAACTCAGTCAGGCAGGCAGGGGTACCTATACCCACGTTACCGACCAAACGGCTGATTTGCAGCTTATTCTGGAAGCCCAGGCGAAGCAGGTACCTTCTAAATAA
- the tesB gene encoding acyl-CoA thioesterase II produces the protein MTNVQELIDLLNLEKIEENIYRGANYQAPWKRVFGGQVLAQALNACQRTVPDDRLVHSMQAYFILAGDISQPIIYEVDRIRDGGSFSTRRVVAIQKGTPIFSMGASFQSVQEGLDHQISMPNVPSPDMLVSDEKLAEVFKEAAPEIYRSLTFPRPLEFRPVEKLNPMSGKEYAPFRHVWVKAKGELPDDIRLHQAILAYASDYNLLTTATLPHWDKVKPNELFLASLDHAMWFHRSFRIDEWLLYALDSPSASNARGFTRGSVFDQQGQLVASVVQEGLIRKRD, from the coding sequence ATGACCAACGTCCAGGAATTGATCGACCTTCTTAACCTCGAAAAAATTGAGGAAAATATTTATCGGGGGGCCAATTACCAGGCGCCCTGGAAACGGGTGTTTGGCGGACAGGTACTGGCGCAGGCCCTGAACGCCTGTCAGCGTACCGTACCCGACGACCGGCTGGTACATTCCATGCAGGCCTATTTCATTCTAGCGGGTGATATCAGCCAGCCGATCATTTATGAAGTCGACCGCATCCGGGACGGGGGGAGTTTCTCCACCCGCCGCGTTGTCGCGATCCAGAAAGGTACCCCCATTTTCAGCATGGGCGCGTCGTTTCAGTCGGTGCAGGAAGGGTTGGACCATCAGATCAGTATGCCCAATGTACCTTCGCCCGACATGCTGGTGTCGGACGAGAAGCTCGCGGAGGTATTCAAAGAAGCAGCTCCGGAAATTTACCGGAGTCTCACCTTTCCCCGGCCGTTGGAATTTCGCCCGGTCGAAAAGTTGAACCCGATGTCGGGTAAGGAGTACGCGCCGTTTCGGCACGTGTGGGTGAAGGCCAAGGGCGAGCTACCCGACGACATCCGGCTGCACCAGGCGATTCTGGCTTATGCCTCCGATTATAATCTGCTGACTACCGCTACCTTGCCCCATTGGGATAAGGTAAAACCCAACGAACTGTTCCTCGCCAGCCTGGACCACGCCATGTGGTTTCACCGCTCTTTTCGCATCGATGAGTGGCTGCTTTATGCACTCGATAGCCCCAGCGCCTCTAATGCGCGCGGCTTCACCCGGGGCAGCGTGTTCGATCAGCAGGGGCAGTTGGTAGCCTCCGTGGTGCAGGAGGGGCTGATCAGGAAACGAGATTGA
- the rluF gene encoding 23S rRNA pseudouridine(2604) synthase RluF, whose product MEQEQGTRLNKFISETGFCSRREADKWIEQGKVTINGRVAVLGDKATSADEVRVGGKSINPQKKAEVYIAFNKPVGITCTTERHIKGNIIDYIHHPERIFPIGRLDKPSEGLIFLTSNGDIVNKILRAGNQHEKEYEVAVDRPITAEFIRKMQNGVPILDTVTQKCLVEQLSRHTFRIILTQGLNRQIRRMCTYLGYSVTRLKRVRIMNVTLDNLPVGKWRNLTPREMEEINRMIANSTKTEEGSYLDSE is encoded by the coding sequence ATGGAACAGGAGCAAGGTACCCGGCTAAACAAATTCATCAGCGAGACAGGATTCTGCTCGAGGCGGGAAGCGGATAAGTGGATCGAACAGGGCAAGGTCACTATTAACGGACGCGTAGCCGTGCTGGGTGATAAAGCAACATCAGCCGATGAGGTAAGGGTAGGGGGAAAATCGATCAACCCTCAAAAGAAAGCCGAGGTATATATTGCGTTCAATAAACCTGTGGGCATTACCTGCACCACGGAGCGCCACATCAAGGGAAATATTATTGATTACATCCATCATCCTGAGCGCATATTCCCAATAGGCCGGCTGGATAAACCCTCCGAAGGACTCATCTTTTTGACGAGCAATGGCGATATTGTGAACAAAATCCTGCGGGCTGGCAATCAACATGAGAAAGAGTACGAAGTGGCCGTGGATCGGCCGATTACGGCCGAATTTATCAGGAAAATGCAGAATGGGGTACCTATTCTGGATACGGTGACGCAAAAGTGCTTGGTGGAGCAACTAAGCCGCCATACTTTCCGAATTATTTTGACTCAGGGCCTGAATCGCCAGATCCGACGCATGTGCACCTACCTGGGTTATTCGGTAACCCGTCTCAAACGGGTGCGCATCATGAACGTGACACTCGATAACCTTCCCGTCGGAAAATGGCGGAATCTGACGCCTCGGGAAATGGAGGAGATCAACCGCATGATCGCCAACTCCACCAAGACCGAGGAAGGCTCTTATCTTGATAGCGAATAA
- a CDS encoding glycoside hydrolase family 25 protein, with protein MTKPPRNPPLPLKGWLILGGVVLVVSLGIWWLSHRNENEWTYVRSFGIRLPLRYAIHGIDVSHHNARIDWDKLKKVQGGSVRIDFVYLKATEGATHFDREFARNWREARRVGMRRGAYHFYNPRVYSNLQAENFIKRVTMQAGDLPPVLDLEIEAGKPPEIIIKGVGNWLSIIEKQYRVRPIIYTNEHFYQKYIAGNFDEYPLWLAGYSRVHLNDLAESTNVLFWQHSERGVADGIRGYVDFNVFLHDVETWQEIGKR; from the coding sequence TTGACAAAACCACCCCGAAACCCACCACTTCCACTGAAAGGATGGCTTATTTTGGGGGGCGTAGTGCTGGTTGTTTCGCTGGGGATCTGGTGGCTGAGCCATCGGAATGAAAACGAATGGACTTACGTGCGCAGCTTCGGGATTCGCCTGCCGTTGCGTTATGCCATTCATGGCATCGATGTATCGCATCACAATGCCCGTATCGACTGGGATAAACTTAAAAAAGTACAGGGCGGTAGCGTGCGCATCGATTTTGTATACCTCAAAGCTACCGAAGGTGCAACGCATTTCGATCGGGAGTTTGCCCGCAACTGGCGCGAAGCACGCCGGGTGGGTATGCGGCGGGGCGCGTACCATTTCTACAACCCGAGGGTATATTCCAATTTGCAGGCGGAGAATTTTATTAAGCGGGTTACGATGCAGGCCGGTGATTTGCCACCCGTGCTGGATCTGGAAATTGAAGCGGGTAAGCCACCCGAAATCATCATCAAAGGGGTAGGCAACTGGCTGAGTATTATCGAAAAGCAGTACAGGGTGCGTCCGATCATCTACACCAACGAGCATTTTTACCAGAAATACATCGCCGGAAATTTTGACGAATATCCTCTCTGGCTGGCGGGGTACTCCCGGGTACATTTGAACGACCTGGCCGAAAGTACCAACGTATTGTTCTGGCAGCACAGCGAACGGGGCGTGGCGGACGGAATTAGGGGATACGTAGATTTTAACGTTTTTTTACACGATGTAGAAACGTGGCAGGAGATCGGAAAAAGATAA